Part of the Lucilia cuprina isolate Lc7/37 chromosome 5, ASM2204524v1, whole genome shotgun sequence genome is shown below.
TCAATTTCCATGGAAAATactagtgatcacagattttcagtattctctcaattggagcgttaatTATGGAACTACAgccaattttaagtttttcatataaaaatccactttttatggaaaatatgagtgatcagagattttcactattttcttaattggagcgttatttaaggaactacagccgattttagttttttgttataaaaatccattttccatggaaaatatgagtgatcacagattttcactattttctcaattggagcgttatttaaggaactagagccgattttaggtttttcatataaaaatctattttcccTGGAGAATAcacatattttcaatattttctcgattggagcgttatttaaggaactacaaccgattttaggtttttcatataaaaatccattttttatggaaaatatgagtgatcacagattttcactattttctcaattggagcgttatttaaggaactacagccgattttaggtttttcatataaaaatccattttttatggaaaatatgagtgatcacagatttttactcttttaccaattggagcgttatttaaggaactactgctgattttaggtttttcatataaaaatccattttccatggaaaatatgagtgatcatagattttcactattttctcaatttgagcgttatttaaggaactactgctgattttaggtttttcatataaaaatccattttttatgtcaaatatgagtgttcacagattttcactattttctcgattggagcgttatttaaggaactacaatcgattttaggtttttcatataaaaatttattttcccttgagaatatgagtgatcacagattttcaatattttctcgattggagcgttatttaaggaactacaatcgattttaggtttttcatataaaaatccattttttatggaaaatatgagtgatcacagattttcaatcTTTTCTCAAtttgagcgttatttaaggaactactgctgattttaggtttttcatataaaaatccatttgttatggaaaatatgagtgatcacagattttcactattttctcaattggagcgttatttaagggactacagccgattttaggtttatcttataaaaatgcattttccatggaaaatatgagtgatcacagattttcactattttctcaattagagtgttatttaaggaactacagccgattttaggtttttcatataaaggaactacagccgattttaggtttttgttataaaaattcattttttatggaaaatatgagtgatctcAGATTTTCACCCTTTTCTCAATTAGAgagttatttaaggaactacagccgattctaggcttttcatataaaaatccattttttatggaaaatatgagtgatcacagattttcactattttctcaattggagcgttatttaaggaattacagccgattttaagttttgtcatataaaaatccatttttcacggaaaatatgagtgatcacagattttcactattttctcaattggagcgttatttaaggaactacagccgattttaggtttttcatataaaaatttatttttcacggaaaatatgagtgatcacagattttcactatttgctcaattggagcgttattaaAGGAATTTCAGccgattttatttttgtcatataaaaatccattttttatggaaaatatgagtgatcacagattttcagtcttttctcaattggagcgttatttaaggaactacagccgattttaggtttttgttataaaaatccattttccatggaaaatatgagtgatcacagattttcactattttctcaattggagcgttatttaaggaattacagaCGATATTAAGTTTTGtcatataaaaatccattttttacggaaaatatgagtgatcacagatttttactattttctcaattgaagcgttatttaaggaactacatccgattttaggtttttcatataaaaatccatttttcacggaaaatatgagtgatcacagatttttactatttgctcaattggagcgttatttaaggaattacagccgattttaggtttttcatataaaaatccattttttatggaaaatatgagtgatcacagattttcactcttttctcaattggagcgttatttaagaaattacagccgattttaggtttttcatataaaaattcattttttatggaaaatatgagtgatctcagattttcactcttttctcaattagagcgttatttaaggaactacagccaattttaggtttttcatataaaaatccatttttcacGGAAAATATAagagatcacagattttcactattttcttaattagagcgttatttaaggaactacagccgattttaggtttttcatataaaaatccatttttcacGGAAAATATAagagatcacagattttcactattttcttaattagagcgttatttaaggaattacagccgattttaggtttttcatataaaaataaattttttatggaaaatatgagtgatcacagattttcactattttctcaattggagcgttatttaaggaactacagccgattttaggtttttcatttaataatccattttttatggaaaatatgagtgttcacagattttcactattttctcaattggagcattatttaaagaactacagccgattttaagtttttcatatttatggaaaatatgagtgatcacagattttcactcttttctcaATTGAAgcattatttaaggaactacagccaattttaagtttttcatataaaaatccattttccatggaaaatatgagtgatctcagattttcactcttttctcaattggagcgttatttaagaaactacagccgattttaggtttttcatataaaaatccattttttatggaaaatatgagtgatcacagattttcactattttctcaattggagcattatttaaagaactacagccgattttatgtttttcatataaaaatccatttttcacgaaaatataagtgatcacatattttcactattttctcaattggagcgttatttaaggaactacagccgattttaggttttccaTTTTTCacgattttcactattttttcttaattagagcgttatttaaggaactacagccgattttaggtttttgttataaaaatccatttttaacggaaaatatgagtgatcacagattttcactcttttatCAATTGGAGCGTTACTTAAGGAACTacgatttttgatttttcatataaaaatccattttccaTGGAAAATATGACTGATctcagattttcactcttttctaatatgagtgatcaaagattaaatccattttttatggaaaatatgagtgatctcagattttcactcttttctcaattggagcgttatttaaagaactacagccgattttaggtttttcatataaaaatccattttttatgcaaaatatgagtgatcacagattttcactcttttctcaattggagcgttatttaaggaactacagcggattttaggtttttcatataaaaatccatttttcacggaaaatatgagtgatcacagtttTTCACTCTTTtatcaattggagcgttatttaagaaactacagccgattttagatttttcataaaaaaatccattttttatggaaaaatatgagtgatcacagattttcactattttctcaattggagcgttatttaaggaactacagccaattttaggtttttcatataaaaatccatttttcttggaaaatatgagtgatcacagattttcactattttctcaattggagcgttatttaaggaactacagccgattttaggtttttcatataaaagtccatttttcacggaaaatataagtgatcgcagattttcactattttctcaattggagcgttatttaaggaattacagccgattttaggtttttcatataaaaatccattttttatggaaaatatgagtgatcacagattttcactattttctcaattggagcgttatttaaggaactacagccaattttaggtttttcaaataaaaatccatttttatggaaaatatgagtgatcacagattttcactcttttctcaattggagcgttatttaagaaactacagccgattttaggtttttcatataaaaatccatttttcacggaaaatataagtgatcgcagattttcactattatctcaattggagcgttatttaaggaattacagccgattttaggtttttcatataaaaatccattttttatggaaaatatgagtgatcacagattttcaatattttctcaattggagcgttatttaaggaactacagccaattttaggtttttcatataaaaatccattttttatggaaaatatgagttatcacagattttcactattttcttaattagagcgttatttaaggaactacagcggattttaggtttttgttataaaatttcactcttttctcaattggagcgttatttaaagaactacagccgattttaggtttttcatataaaaatccattttttatgcaaaatatgagtgatcacagattttcactcttttctcaattggagcgttattgaAGGAACTACAGCCATTTTTCGAAGAGTTGTTTATCTTGTAATCTGGCTCCTCTTTTGACTTAATAATCATTTATTAtgtcaatttttaatataaataacaatctttttattttcgtaaaaacaaggcaaaatgttaataaaacctCTACGAAAAGTAAACAAAACCTATGATCCTCATGTACATCGTCAAATTCAACGACCTATAACGTAAGATTgcttttgttaattaataagataatcataaattattattCAATAATTTCCGTCAGTAACATTGAAGCCTTTCTAAGTATTATCAAATGTTCCATTGGCACTGGTTGCTTGGAGATGCCTAGAGCATTTTGTAATGCCGGCTGGTTAAATGGCGTAATAGGAACGTTTGTTATTGGTGGCATAATGGTATATGCCGTTCATTTACTGGTAAGTTTGTTAATTATTATATGACTAAAaatctaacaatatttttaattgcatCTAGATCCATGCCATGTATGATATATGTCAAAGACATAAAGATGCATCTTTAACATATCCTGAATGCATGCGTTTTGCTTTAGTGGACGGTCCTCCTTGCCTGCGTAAATATGCAGTAATATCGTGGTAActaaaacatttctataaatttgtgTACAACTAACAATTTTAGTTTCAATTCTAGTGgcattgtggatttttttatgtgtttgtaTCACTTTGGCGTTTGCTGTGTCTATGTTTTGTTTATAGCGGATAACATTAAACAATTGTTGGATTTTTATTATGCAAAATATGATTTTCATATTCATGTTTTAGCTTTGACACTTCCCTTGatttcaattttcttaataCGAGATCTAAAAGCGTTAGTGCCATTCAATACTCTGGCTAACTTACTTTTCTTTTTGGGTTTCTCTTTGATACTTCTGTACATTTTAGAAGATCTTCCACCATTAGgtgaaagaaaaatgtttaacaaaatcgATCGCTATCCTTTGTATTTTGGTACAGTGCTTTTTGCCATGGAATCGGTGGGTGTGGTGAGTAAATTAAGTGTATATTTTaggctagtatatagactagtatgtagactagtctatagtctagtctatagtctagtctatagtctagtctatagtctagtctattgtctagtctatagtctagtctatagtctagtctatagtctagtctaNNNNNNNNNNNNNNNNNNNNNNNNNNNNNNNNNNNNNNNNNNNNNNNNNNNNNNNNNNNNNNNNNNNNNNNNNNNNNNNNNNNNNNNNNNNNNNNNNNNNcctagtctataatctagtctgtagcctagtctataatctagtctgtagcctagtctatagtctactctatggtctagtctatggtctagtcaatggtctagtctatggtctagtctaaagtctagtatatagtctagtatatagctcGATCATTAACCGTTATGAAATATCCAATTCACAGATCATTGCGATCGAACATGAAATGGCCAATCCAAAGGATTATTTAGGATTTAGCGGCATTTTGAGTATGGGATCTTTTATATCGTTTTGTCTTTATGCTGGCTTCGGTTTTGTTGGCTATTGGCGTTATGATTGTCAGGTTTATGGTAGTATAACTCTAAATTTACCACCCGATATGTTGTAAGTAATTgaggtcgcaatttttatactattacaaaatatataagtatTGGTAGTCCCATCATCGTAATTTCATTTCATTGCTTTTAGACTTAATTTGTCCCAAATCGATTGGGACTATGCGGATGAATCTGGAAAGTTTATATATGGAATAACGAAACCTtttaacttttgatttttttagacTTTCTcaacttataaaaataatgtttgcgGTTGCCATATACTTTTCATACGCTTTACAGGGTTACATTACAGTGGATGTTTTATGGCATCATTATTTTTCAAACTGGTTTGATCAGGAAGATCAAATAATAATGGAATATAATGTAAGATGCTCGATAGCATTAGTAACAGGTAATAAGATAATGGCCGAAACGCCAGTAAACTTTGTCATTTATATTGTTGTTCTTTTAGAGCTTTAACATCTATTCCCAGTTTTAGTTGCTGTTATATCCCCCGATATTTCCATATTTCTACCACTAGTTGGTTCTTTCTGTTTAACCATTTTGGGCTTCGTATTACCAGCATTAATGGATCTGTGTGTTAAATATAATGTCGGCTATGGACCctacaaatatattttgataagaGATATTTTGCTTATTACTTTTGGTATATTTGGCAGTTTTGTTGGCACCTGGGTGGcatcacaaaatttaaaattgaaatatggAGGAAAAGGTGAACCCAACGAAagtcttttatattttacagaCCTATTGTAATTTAGCAAAAGCAATTAAATTTGAACTGTGATTAGCCTAATTATTTATTGCCAAAAATAAAACTCCAACCTAATGAATATATTCTCGCAAAGATTAAATAGTTGTTAAAATATATCGCAACACCAAATGTTAGTTAAGATACTCCTatctttagttatttttttacctttaaaCTAATTAGAAGATGGCTCAATTAAGCTAACAAGATATTTGTTGTACTcctagttgttgttattattgttgcagTTGTTTTACACTAGAATCGTAGTACTACGTGTTCGAGTAAATAGTTTAGGAATAGTAGTTGTGTAATAAAATCAACTTAAATTTATGTGGCATGATTGTTTTACTACTAGTCAGTTGCActatgttgttattatttcgtATATAAACTCTGCATTTAACTTCTCTACTTCGTTCGAAAAGTgttatttgttgtagttgttttgacTTTGGTTTTAGTTGGTTAAAATATTGTAAGAACTTTTGTTAACTTTAAGTGCTAAATTTAGTGTAATGATTTTGGTAAtagaaatacatacacatatgtagtAGAAGAAGTCGTAATCGTTGTTGTTAGGGTTGTATGcagttgttggtgttgtttatGTAACAACTTTGACGTagcaaattgttataaattcaaGTAAATGTAGATATTTCAATTAGGGTCGACTGAAATGTACAGGAAATTTCTTCGTGcagtatatacaaaaaatattgtaatgacttgtacttatTCTATAAGTAACTTTTCAATGACTGCTACATACCGTCTACTTTATTTAGAAGGACTTTAATAATCGCTTACCATAAACCTTATAGAAAATAACGTATTTGCTATTCTATACAACTTTACCTAAAGTGTTAATAATCTTAAGTAATTACTCTTCTCCAGCAATTTAAACTTCTGGTATTTCCCTAATATAGCGTTAGATAtcttttattgtgaaatttctttacaaagtgTAATTGGCttcattataaacattttctatgacGAACTCTTGTATTATCATTATCGAGGAATATAgtaaaactaaagttaaatgCAGGGTACATAATTATAGCTGCActctatttaaattaaatttccttttaaggTGTACACCTGCAAAtttgaaacaatttaaatagAAGCTTTACAAAGGAAATTTGCTATGGTGTCTTATGATATGTGTTCGCTAATCTGTTTGAAAATAGTTTTCCTTTTGAGctttcatttcaaaatttgcataaaaattaaaaaatccttaAGAGACTTTATGTTTGAGATCATAAACGGATTTTTCTTTCGGCGTTTGAAATAAGTAAAAGTCGGGGTCTTGAAATTGAGTTTTCCTGTTATTATTGAGACCGTATAAATATTCGGGCAgtaagtcagttagttagttaattagttaattagttagttatttagttagttagttagttagttagttagttagttagttggttagttagttagttagttagttagttagttagttagttagttagttagttagttagttagttagttagttagttagtcagttagttagttacttagttagttagcttcAGGTAGCTTCAGATAGTAGTTGAACCCCGATCTCCGACCAATCTGCAGTCAATGTCTATTGCAGAGATACCAGCCGAAACGGCTCAAATCAAGGCGGCGGCTGGCCGCCGctaatatttttcaagccgcGCAGTCGCcgtcttctttcggctcaaaagctaagcccgcttaaacgtagccgctgattaagattggaatcacacatgtatttcggaaaataaattcaacaatttggacggagttgccactattttaaattattattgcaaattgaaaaggtttgccacacaatattgtgctaatactaaaattgtgaaaactactataaattttcattattctgcagaaaaaacttatatagaaacAGGTTTCTATaaaacagactattatacagagatttttcaatataataaacgcttataaggtcaatttcttaagaaaagtttaaattggccaacaatttagccgccgccgatattttctataaaaagccgCCGACCTAAAATGATTGCGCcgccgccgccgatcattttacATCGGCTTGTATTTCTGAAAGTTTTCCAATCTTTTACTTTCCTTTCTTAAATAATCGCAATCACTTTTCATTAGTGTTGGTTTAACTAATCTCTAAATGGATTAAAACGTACTTTATCTTGATcgatatatttgttgtttaactTTCCATGAGCATACAAAAATGCATTGAGTTTGCCAATTGTATCTACATAAGCTATGGCTAACGACCCTGCAGTTTATGGAACAAAATTCACTTTGATAATAATTGAAAACATGAAAGTGACAAAAAATTTAGTATCacaagtttataaaataaataaaacattaatgtgCTCCTTTAAAACTGCAGGGTAAATATAATCTACACGGTATATTTTACATGACTTTTTAGACTCCTTTTTTTCCaccaaaatgtaaatatttgaaggtgttttatttacttttttaaaattttgtaaataattgtctggttggttgtttgtttgATTGTGGGAACATGTTAGTATTTGGTCAATAATCAAGTGCGCTTGTAAGAATGAAAATGTTTCCTTATTGTTTgctgtttgtttttctaaagatattttttgttaaactatgTTGGTGTGTACAATGTGTTGttgttacaaatttgttttttcctacaaatacattttaaaattttgaggattatttttatcattttcaaatcattttattttcatgtaaatatttgctaaaactTCTATCTGTTAAAGGGTTAAAAACTATAGTGGGTTCATTATAAATACAATTAGAATGTTTTgtgataagaaaatattttataaataaaaccatAATGTTTCTTCGTAATCGGTAAGTGGAGtctgatttttaatttaatttaaatttttttatttaattttaattttttaaaattaccgATAACTCGGTCAGTATATTGCAATACAGCACTGATTTGAGAATCTACGACAtctaaaaagttttgaattttattctGTTCCATTAAATTTTCTGTCGAAAATTCTGACCGGATTTGCCTTTAGTATcaaatatttcttgaaaaaaaatttatttaaatttcatatctTTTCATATGCATCTACCTGCATACGCACATTTTGTTTTCGAAATGTCTTATTTACAAATTGACCTTTAAACTGTCAAGAATCAAGAAAtataaagtatactttttcccttcaacttatttaaaatagatttatgCATATAACGCATTTCTTTGGTGTTTTCATGtcgtttgttgttaaattttacataatattcTTGTACATTATTACAATTGCATTATCACTCTATACACCACTATAGGGTATCATGTGTTTGTTTTGAAGTttgtaacattaaaaaatgaaatcaagAACATTTAGCAAAGATCACATAttaatttgtgtatttaaatattaatatatgaatatttaacTGTTTTCTTGTAGTTATGTTAAATCAAGTACAAATCGTGCTTGAATCAAAAACATCTTGggattaagttaattttttacatacttaAATCAATCTCATTTTGATCTGAAATCAAGTATACATTTGAGATTTCATCAAactgaaaaatctaaaaaataagaACATTACACAATTCAATTGCGCAAAAGCGGGAAATTTTAAGCTTCAGCGCATGgatatttttggcattttttttcCTAATATTCTATTAGTAATAAACATCTATATCAGTTCTGCTGTGTACTACTTCCTGCAATAAAGTGACAGATTATTGAAAACTACTCCTTTATGGATCGTGATAGGTGGTCGCGTGAAAACACTTGCTCAATGGCTAGAGTACTGTAAATCCATGGAAGTCTAATTATATCCTTGGTCACCAAAGACCATAACTATGCAAGCTCGAATCGATTGTTACTAGCCTCTGTAAATTTGGAAACAATGCTAGAATCCATTGGTCTTTCATTCAATGATTTCTGATCATGAAGAAGAGACTATATCTTTTCTTCTTTGTAATTGTCCTGCTTTGGCAGAGACCCAAATTTGAACACTTTGATCGGTATATTGCAACGAAAGTATCAACTTGGACCCAAGTAAAGCAGAATTGGCTACCAGGACAACCTAAAGAATTAAAGACCTATCTATAGTCGAATATAAGATCAAGTATtaagtctagcctgtagtctagtctatagcctagtctttagcattgtatatagtctagtttacagtatagtcaatagtctcttCTAAAGCATAGTCAAAAGTGtcgtctatagtgtaatctatattgtagcctatagtttagtatatgcatagtctagcctatagtataatctattgtctagtcagtTTCCgcccggggcatgttaccttgatgaagcCACCACCttgttgttattgcaattcCGGGGAGTAGAAGGGCtttccaatacctctagtctgaccgggactaaaaaatttgttacagtctactgcctggcttagtccttgaatagattgaaaagaggtccaaccagagcaccacataatctggtactacaggtggcccgcaggactatgtcctggctggtcagttggttgaggttccttcgggattccACACAGTTTCtgtggtttaaataaaaattcggGGGAAGAGTGAGttgtggttaaaagactgatgtaaggtaaagtcaatatctcggaataagttcggtgctgttgccgaaacaatacataccccacagaggagtgaatgtgggactaagcgttggaaacgCGTTGCTATTAATTGTATGAATGTGGCTTACGGCGGGCCTCACcaacccgtctacctataataaatgtgtcatataaatgagatgtatgctgggttgaatgatggatgaaagatatcatatacaaatgaaacCATTTAATTattcttccttgtccagatatgttcagagtatactctgttcatatcagaattaccacagtgtgtccctgtgactAAGATcaaagtctcggcttatttgatggattcgtaatTCGGTCCACCGGATACGtctttaggtgctgttgccgaatcccatctgcgtggttgcaAACTGtcgcagcaatggtcagagattagataactcgagtacttcagcaaagtgcttgtacatggaccggcccaatccatgtacaaaaattgccacctgagttcttcatgaaaggattcaggggcgatggtagaccgctGTCAAATATACGTAGTGCATGAAAAAGACCATCGTGATGTGgggcatcatgccaggtactcacgtaaaggaCTTCGACATTAATTTGTCTAATCAGTTATGCAATATATTTGACAGCTTTTAGCAGTTTTTGTAACACAACTTGACGGGAAATggtaaacaaaaacttacaacattttaataaagaacatatcgaaattttgaagataatattAAAGCTGATACAAATTAGTCCACAATTTCTTTTACAATGATAAAACAAAGTTAtcacaaaacataaaaatcaataCAAAATATAGTCATGATATCCGTTATATTATAAACTCCATATCAgatcttttaaaaaaacatcGATGTTGGGTGTCATTTAGTGCGTTAGGCCCTACCATAAGTTCTTAGTTGATGTATGTATACTGCAGTAATGTATTTGTCGTATGCGGTGGCGGAAATGGTGTTGAAAtgtatatttccttttttagatttgttgtttttgtttatactttCTAAGTATTTACATGCTAAAAGTGTCAAAGGGTCATATACGCATTTAATTAAATGAGTGCGTGTGTGTGGTAATGTACTTTTAgtcaatttaataatattatgtatgtaaaattattCTTGGACATGTAGGGTAAATAGGAAATTTACAGTGagacttaaaatttttagaacttTGATGCAAAATTGacaaggaaaa
Proteins encoded:
- the LOC111685423 gene encoding proton-coupled amino acid transporter-like protein CG1139 isoform X2; this encodes MLIKPLRKVNKTYDPHVHRQIQRPITNIEAFLSIIKCSIGTGCLEMPRAFCNAGWLNGVIGTFVIGGIMVYAVHLLIHAMYDICQRHKDASLTYPECMRFALVDGPPCLRKYAVISCGIVDFFMCLYHFGVCCVYVLFIADNIKQLLDFYYAKYDFHIHVLALTLPLISIFLIRDLKALVPFNTLANLLFFLGFSLILLYILEDLPPLGERKMFNKIDRYPLYFGTVLFAMESVGVIIAIEHEMANPKDYLGFSGILSMGSFISFCLYAGFGFVGYWRYDCQVYGSITLNLPPDMLLSQLIKIMFAVAIYFSYALQGYITVDVLWHHYFSNWFDQEDQIIMEYNVRCSIALVTVAVISPDISIFLPLVGSFCLTILGFVLPALMDLCVKYNVGYGPYKYILIRDILLITFGIFGSFVGTWVASQNLKLKYGGKGEPNESLLYFTDLL
- the LOC111685423 gene encoding proton-coupled amino acid transporter-like protein CG1139 isoform X1 — its product is MLIKPLRKVNKTYDPHVHRQIQRPITNIEAFLSIIKCSIGTGCLEMPRAFCNAGWLNGVIGTFVIGGIMVYAVHLLIHAMYDICQRHKDASLTYPECMRFALVDGPPCLRKYAVISCGIVDFFMCLYHFGVCCVYVLFIADNIKQLLDFYYAKYDFHIHVLALTLPLISIFLIRDLKALVPFNTLANLLFFLGFSLILLYILEDLPPLGERKMFNKIDRYPLYFGTVLFAMESVGVIIAIEHEMANPKDYLGFSGILSMGSFISFCLYAGFGFVGYWRYDCQVYGSITLNLPPDMLLSQLIKIMFAVAIYFSYALQGYITVDVLWHHYFSNWFDQEDQIIMEYNVRCSIALVTVLVAVISPDISIFLPLVGSFCLTILGFVLPALMDLCVKYNVGYGPYKYILIRDILLITFGIFGSFVGTWVASQNLKLKYGGKGEPNESLLYFTDLL